Proteins from one Oncorhynchus masou masou isolate Uvic2021 chromosome 12, UVic_Omas_1.1, whole genome shotgun sequence genomic window:
- the kcnj1b gene encoding LOW QUALITY PROTEIN: ATP-sensitive inward rectifier potassium channel 1b (The sequence of the model RefSeq protein was modified relative to this genomic sequence to represent the inferred CDS: inserted 1 base in 1 codon): protein MFQFIQRPIHDYLTERRIRRTQLVTKYGHCNIKFGNIKYHNHFAFLVEIRWYSVLLFIASFTGSWFIFSLLWHWIAKSNGDLIGQNFTASHAHCIVNVNDLTMSFLYSLETQTTIGYGGWALTGHCPGTVAIIVVQSLIAVFINCFMCGVILAKISLPKKRETTVHFSDAAVICLNKDRLCLVIRVANLRKTLLTGSQIYGKLLRTTVTDSETIILDQVGIDFAVDAGQDNLFFVCPLTLYHVIDKASPFYGMTADSLQQQNFELVVFLDGTAESTSSPCQVWTSFIPQXWGYSFLPIISRDKMGKYRVDFSNFSRTVPMTTPHCPLLSE, encoded by the exons ATGTTTCAGTTCATCCAGAGGCCCATCCACGACTACCTGACAGAGCGCAGAATCCGCCGGACCCAGCTGGTGACCAAATATGGCCACTGCAACATTAAGTTTGGCAACATCAAGTACCACAACCACTTTGCCTTCCTGGTGGAGATCCGCTGGTATTCCGTCCTCCTCTTCATTGCCTCCTTCACAGGCAGCTGGTTCATCTTCAGCCTTCTATGGCACTGGATCGCCAAGAGCAATGGGGATCTAATTGGACAGAACTTCACAGCCAGTCATGCCCACTGTATAGTCAATGTTAATGATCTCACCATGTCTTTCCTGTACTCCTTAGAGACCCAGACCACCATTGGTTATGGTGGATGGGCACTCACCGGGCACTGCCCTGGCACCGTGGCCATCATCGTCGTCCAATCCCTCATTGCGGTCTTTATCAACTGCTTCATGTGTGGGGTGATCCTGGCCAAGATCTCTCTTCCCAAGAAGAGGGAAACGACAGTACATTTCAGTGATGCAGCGGTCATCTGCCTGAACAAGGACCGCCTGTGCCTGGTGATTCGAGTGGCCAACCTCCGTAAGACCCTACTCACCGGGAGCCAAATCTACGGCAAGTTGCTTAGGACAACTGTCACGGACAGTGAAACTATAATTCTGGACCAGGTAGGCATTGACTTTGCAGTGGACGCTGGCCAGGACAACCTGTTTTTTGTCTGCCCGTTGACATTGTACCATGTCATTGACAAGGCCAGTCCGTTCTACGGCATGACAGCAGACTCCCTCCAGCAGCAGAACTTTGAGCTGGTGGTCTTTCTGGATGGGACGGCTGAGTCCACCAGCTCCCCCTGCCAGGTATGGACCTCCTTCATCCCCC GATGGGGATACAGCTTCCTGCCCATTATCTCCCGCGACAAGATGGGCAAGTACCGCGTGGACTTTTCCAACTTCTCCAGAACCGTGCCGATGACTACCCCACACTGTCCACTACTTTCAGAGTAA